A genome region from Scomber japonicus isolate fScoJap1 chromosome 15, fScoJap1.pri, whole genome shotgun sequence includes the following:
- the vps45 gene encoding vacuolar protein sorting-associated protein 45 produces the protein MNVTLAVKQYVSKMIESSGPGMKVLLMDRDTTSIVSVVYTQSEILQREVYLFERIDSQNRDSMKHLKAICFLRPTKENVEHLIQELRRPKYSVYFIYFSNVISKSEIKALAEADEQEVVAEIQEFYGDFIAVNPHLFSLNLQGVARGRSWESSMLSRCTQGLTSVLLALKKCPMIRYQLSSDMSKRLAESVKQIITKEYELFDFRKTEVPPLLLILDRSDDAITPLLNQWTYQAMVHELLGLNNNRIDLSRVPGISKDLREVVLSAENDEFYANNLYLNFGEIGTNIKNLMEDFQKKKPKDQQKLESITDMKAFVDNYPQFKKMSGTVSKHVTVVGELSRLVSERQLMEVSEAEQELACQNDHSNAQQSVRRLLQNPRLSELDAVRLVMLYALRYERHSSSILPALMEELSRRGVSERHRRMVQCVVEYGGKRVRGSDLITPTDAVAITKQFFKGLKGVENVYTQHQPLLHDTLDQLIKGRLKDSQFPYLGASSLRDRPQDIIVFMIGGAMYEEALTVYNLNRSTPGVRIVLGGSNIHNTKSFLEEVMSTTGHLTDRAQGGGRHGSRR, from the exons ATGAACGTGACGCTGGCCGTGAAGCAGTATGTGTCTAAGATGATAGAGAGCAGCGGGCCCGGGATGAAGGTGCTGCTGATGGACCGGGACACG accaGTATAGTGAGTGTGGTGTACACTCAGTCAGAGATCCTACAGAGGGAGGTCTACCTGTTCGAACGCATCGACTCTCAGAACAGAGACAGCATGAAACACCTGAAGGCCATCTGCTTCCTGCGGCCCACCAag gagaaCGTGGAGCATCTGATCCAGGAGCTGAGGAGACCCAAGTACAGCGTTTACTTCATCT actTCAGTAACGTGATCAGTAAGAGTGAGATCAAAGCTCTGGCTGAGGCTGATGAACAGGAAGTCGTGGCTGAAATTCAG GAGTTTTACGGAGACTTCATCGCTGTGAATcctcacctgttctctctcaACCTGCAGGGAGTCGCCCGG GGCCGGAGCTGGGAGTCCTCCATGCTCTCTCGGTGTACTCAGGGTTTGACGTCTGTGCTTCTCGCTCTGAAGAAGTGTCCGATGATCCGTTACCAGCTGTCCTCCGACATGTCCAAACGCCTCGCCGAGAGCGTCAAG CAAATCATCACCAAAGAGTACGAGCTGTTTGACTTCAGGAAGACTGAagttcctcctctgctgctcatccTCGACCGCAGCGACGACGCCATCACGCCTCTGCTCAACCAG tGGACGTACCAGGCGATGGTCCACGAGCTTCTGGGTCTCAACAACAACCGGATCGACCTGTCCAGAGTTCCAGGGATCAGTAAAGATCTTCGGGAGGTTGTTCTGTCTGCCGAGAACGACGAGTTCTACGCTAAC aacCTGTACCTGAACTTCGGGGAGATCGGGACCAACATAAAGAACCTGATGGAGGATTTCCAGAAGAAGAAACCGAAAGATCAACAGAAGCTGGAGTCCATCACGGACATGAAG GCGTTCGTGGATAACTACCCTCAGTTTAAGAAGATGTCGGGCACCGTGTCCAAACACGTGACGGTGGTGGGAGAACTTTCCCGCCTCGTGTCGGAGCGTCAGCTGATGGAAGTATCGGAGGCGGAGCAAGAGTTAGCGTGTCAGAACGACCACTCCAACGCCCAGCAG AGCGTGCGTCGCCTGCTGCAGAACCCTCGTCTCTCAGAGTTGGACGCGGTCCGGCTCGTGATGCTCTACGCGCTGCGCTACGAgcgtcacagcagcagcatcctgcCGGcgctgatggaggagctgagccGCCGCGGCGTCTCCGAGCGCCACCGCAGG atgGTTCAGTGTGTGGTGGAGTACGGAGGGAAGCGAGTCAGAGGAAGTGACCTCATCACGCCGACAGACGCCGTCGCTATCACGAAACAGTTCTTCAAGGGCctcaag ggtgtGGAGAACGTGTACACCCAGCATCAGCCTCTGCTTCATGACACTCTGGATCAGCTGATCAAAGGTCGACTGAAGGACAGTCAGTTCCCGTACCTGGGAGCCAGCAGCCTCCgagacag gcCTCAGGATATCATCGTGTTCATGATCGGTGGAGCCATGTATGAAGAAGCTCTGACTGTTTACAACCTGAACCGCAGCACACCGGGAGTCCGTATCGTACTGGGAGGAAGTAACATCCACAACACCAAgag TTTCCTGGAGGAAGTGATGTCGACGACGGGTCACCTGACCGACAGAGCGCAGGGAGGCGGTCGCCATGGCAGCAGGCGCTGA
- the LOC128374518 gene encoding toll-like receptor 13, with protein MLPLLRSSELSQADSEELQPGRGGSVPEWVISNNQTQVVNAYQYTCSFPPNKQGSKLLDFDIQSCWMDINFLCFISSTCLVVLTLLTSFIYHFLRWQLTYGYYLFLAFLYDKRKRKQEAPHCYDAFISYNVHDEAWVYQEMLPVLEGEQGWRLCLHHRDFQPGKPIIENITDAIYTCRKTICVISRHYLQSEWCSREIQMASFRLFDEQKDVLILLFLEDIPAHQLSPYYRMRKLVKRRTYLSWTQAGGHTGVFWQNVRRALETRDVPNETTNLLTGPTGR; from the exons ATGCTGCCGCTGCTCCGGAGCTCCGAGCTCAGTCAGGCCGACAGTGAGGAGCTTCAGCCCGGCCGAGGAGGCTCAGTGCCCG AATGGGTGATTAGCAACAACCAGACACAAGTTGTTAACGCCTACCAGTACActtgttcctttcctcccaATAAACAAGGAAGCAAGCTGCTGGACTTTGACATCCAGTCCTGCTGGATGGATATTAACTTCCTCTGCTTCATTTCCAGCACTTGTCTGGTTGTGCTAACTCTCCTCACATCCTTCATCTACCACTTTCTGAGGTGGCAGCTAACCTACGGCTACTACCTCTTCCTGGCCTTCCTCTAtgacaagaggaagaggaagcaggaagctcCTCACTGCTACGACGCCTTCATCTCCTACAACGTTCATGACGAGGCCTGGGTTTACCAAGAGATGCTTCCAGTGCTGGAAGGAGAGCAGGGCTGGAGACTCTGTCTGCACCACAGAGACTTCCAACCAG GTAAACCCATCATAGAGAACATCACAGACGCCATCTACACCTGCAGGAAGACCATCTGTGTGATCAGCCGTCACTACCTGCAGAGCGAGTGGTGCTCCAGAGAGATCCAGATGGCCAG CTTCCGTCTGTTTGATGAGCAGAAGGACGTGTTGATCCTGCTGTTTCTGGAGGACATCCCCGCTCATCAGCTGTCTCCGTACTACCGCATGAGGAAGCTGGTGAAGAGACGCACCTACCTGAGCTGGACGCAGGCTGGTGGACACACAGGAGTCTTCTGGCAGAACGTACGGAGAGCTCTGGAGACGAGAGACGTTCCCAACGAGACCACCAACCTGCTGACCGGACCCACGGGACGCTGA
- the plekho1a gene encoding pleckstrin homology domain-containing family O member 1-A, protein MKKSNQSKKGVQDPGQPVFQQPEKLGWIRKFCGRGIFRELWRNRYVMLRGDQLFISDKEVKDERKAQEVFDLADYERSEELRKAKSRSKKNHSRFTLLRCRQPGNTVPNLVFLAVSPEEKESWINALNVAIIKAKNRILDEVTIEEDSVLVHPTRDRAKIPHGRRLPTRGHLMAASTSSHGMLTLDLVAEEDGFCPDYDGDLRQSWENGFRVDLQMGGSCGQVAALGSREVGGRQRSGTDVSKLRVTSKEPKVKTGSLPRGSERSWDKQPHLEASKVHNAQQVQAQSRTPQPGKRFSMQGRSRCASMDEVLSSRPAMIRSELRSALRRCPTEEEATGGASVQPVGQLQSLIAQRMQRAQELLEEMRLQELQKAKAERERGGSSPYMKGIDSPRLHHLRGSDSPHSSRSSGSSRSRSSDSPRLRGKDSPRLRGRESPRSKAKKNRSKGADSPRSRGSHSPAAKANDSPRLKDSPRLTVTDSPRSKSSDTVCSPKLKESPNASSNKEDDSLKSPDSPPCVRGSEQVKGSDSLQGSDADSPGLRSSKDSSGLSQKSQFGSFESSLPKSPDKDRLSPPPSSSPPPLLPEEDLEVDRRRAEAERLLEEAVSSWKEAQEVLQEVKELQSQTLRRQRRRTYEKMTKPAGAAGSPTSPAAAEDDLPTSPTSPEDDDESETP, encoded by the exons ATGAAGAAAAGCAACCAGAGCAAAAAG GGCGTCCAGGACCCGGGTCAGCCGGTCTTCCAGCAGCCGGAGAAGCTCGGCTGGATCAGGAAGTTCTGCGGTCGAGGAATCTTCCGAGAACTTTGGAGGAACCGTTACGTGATGCTGAGAGGAGATCAGCTGTTCATCTCCGACAAAgag gtGAAGGACGAGCGGAAGGCGCAGGAAGTGTTCGACCTGGCTGATTACGAGCGTTCGGAGGAGCTGAGGAAAGCAAAGAGCCGCAGCAAGAAAAACCACAGCCGCTTCACTCTGCTGCGCTGCCGCCAGCCGGGCAACACG GTTCCCAACCTGGTGTTTCTGGCAGTGAGTCCTGAGGAGAAGGAATCATGGATAAACGCGCTCAACGTGGCGATCATCAAAGCCAAGAACCGAATTTTGGACGAG gTGACCATCGAGGAGGACAGTGTGTTGGTTCATCCCACCAGAGACAGAGCGAAGATCCCTCATGGTCGCCGGCTGCCAACCAGAGGACACCTGATGGCC GCGTCCACCTCGTCCCACGGCATGCTGACCCTGGACCTGGTCGCTGAGGAGGACGGCTTCTGTCCAGACTATGACGGCGATTTGCGGCAGTCCTGGGAGAACGGTTTCCGGGTCGACCTGCAGATGGGTGGTTCCTGTGGACAGGTGGCGGCGCTCGGATCTCGGGAGGTGGGAGGTCGTCAGCGATCCGGCACCGATGTGTCAAAGCTGCGGGTGACGTCCAAAGAGCCCAAGGTGAAGACTGGGAGTCTGCCCAGGGGGAGCGAGAGATCCTGGGACAAACAGCCCCATCTGGAGGCCTCCAAGGTGCACAATGCCCAGCAGGTGCAG GCTCAGTCTCGAACGCCACAGCCAGGGAAGAGGTTCAGCATGCAGGGTCGGAGTCGCTGTGCCTCCATGGATGAAGTCCTCTCCTCCAG ACCAGCGATGATCCGATCAGAGTTGCGGTCTGCTCTGCGTCGTTGTCCCACGGAAGAGGAGGCGACCGGCGGGGCTTCGGTCCAGCCGGTCGGTCAGCTGCAGAGCCTCATTGCCCAGAGGATGCAGAGAGCTcaggagctgctggaggagatgCGACTGCAG GAGCTGCAAAAGGccaaagcagagagagaacgagGAGGCAGCTCACCTTACATGAAGGGGATCGACTCCCCTCGCCTCCATCACCTCAGGGGCTCCGACTCTCCTCACTCCAG CAGGTCCTCAGGATCTTCGAGGAGCAGGAGCAGCGACTCTCCTCGCCTCCGAGGCAAAGACTCTCCTCGTCTGCGAGGGAGAGAGTCTCCTCGCTCCAAAGCAAAGAAGAATCGCTCCAAAGGGGCCGACTCGCCTCGCTCCAGAGGATCACATTCACCCGCCGCTAAAGCAAACGACTCCCCTCGCCTGAAAGATTCACCTCGTCTGACCGTCACCGACTCTCCTCGATCGAAGAGCTCGGACACAGTCTGTTCACCCAAACTCAAGGAATCACCCAACGCGTCTTCCAACAAGGAGGACGACTCTCTGAAGTCACCTGATTCGCCTCCATGTGTCAGAGGATCGGAGCAGGTCAAAGGATCTGATTCACTGCAAGGTAGCGACGCCGACTCCCCCGGCCTCAGGAGCAGCAAGGACTCCTCCGGTCTGAGTCAGAAGAGCCAGTTCGGATCTTTCGAGTCTTCGCTGCCTAAAAGCCCCGACAAAGACCGCCTGTCCCCGCCTCCATCCTCCTCACCTCCCCCCCTGCTGCCAGAGGAGGACCTGGAGGTGGACAGGAGGCGAGCGGAGGCAGAGCGTCTCCTGGAGGAGGCAGTGTCCTCATGGAAGGAGGCGCAGGAGGTGCTGCAGGAAGTGAAGGAGCTGCAGAGCCAGACACTGCGGCGGCAGCGCAGGAGGACCTACGAGAAGATGACGAAACCAGCGGGGGCGGCTGGTTCGCCTACGTCCCCGGCAGCAGCAGAGGACGACCTGCCGACCTCGCCGACATCGCCCGAGGACGACGACGAGTCCGAGACGCCGTGA